One Methylophaga marina DNA window includes the following coding sequences:
- a CDS encoding phosphotransferase: protein MINTTDDNRLNQLTDWVKKLFPDEPFSITVASSDASFRRYFRLHTVNDTYILMDAPPEHENISSFINIDEFLAKFDVAVPHIFHKDEDNGFLMLSDLGDISFLKALAHGNSDTLYRAAIDELVKMQQSRPQEATAGLPLYDEKNYVMKCHCFQIGF, encoded by the coding sequence ATGATTAACACAACCGATGATAACCGACTTAATCAGCTTACTGATTGGGTAAAAAAACTATTCCCTGATGAGCCATTCAGCATTACTGTTGCTTCAAGTGATGCCAGCTTTAGACGATACTTTCGGCTACACACAGTTAACGATACATATATTCTGATGGACGCCCCACCCGAGCATGAAAATATAAGTAGTTTTATCAATATTGATGAGTTTCTTGCAAAGTTTGATGTTGCAGTGCCCCACATTTTCCACAAGGATGAAGATAACGGTTTTCTGATGCTGAGTGATCTGGGTGATATTTCATTTTTGAAAGCATTAGCACACGGGAATTCAGACACACTCTATCGTGCAGCGATTGATGAACTGGTTAAAATGCAACAGTCCAGGCCACAAGAGGCAACGGCTGGATTACCGCTATACGATGAAAAAAATTACGTGATGAAATGTCACTGTTTCCAGATTGGTTTTTAG